A single genomic interval of Corylus avellana chromosome ca10, CavTom2PMs-1.0 harbors:
- the LOC132163225 gene encoding uncharacterized protein LOC132163225 — protein sequence MWSLLSIQALQKAQDVLTNSLVCLFSSHLRIPFLFLEHQSLSQGKMTRIEDLNLVTEMTPWMMTAPISKDTFMHPFSFLFSLILKSCWLSLQCYQASRRALKKWENLEQFLGCLALLERAFLDVTTRIALQPSKPSVLMWPLGPSV from the exons ATGTGGTCCCTGCTTTCAATACAAGCTCTGCAAAAAGCTCAGGATGTACTG ACAAACTCACTGGTTTGTCTTTTCTCGAGCCACTTGAGGATTCCGTTTCTGTTTCTGGAACATCAGAGTCTGAGTCAAGGCAAGATGACAAGGATTGAAGATCTCAATCTTGTAACCGAAATGACTCCATGGATGATGACAGCTCCCATTAGCAAAGACACTTTCATGCatcctttttcatttcttttctccttgATTCTGAAGAGTTGTTGGCTATCCTTGCAATGCTATCAAGCCAGCAGAAGGGCATTGAAGAAATGGGAGAACTTGGAGCAGTTCCTTGGTTGCTTAGCATTATTAGAGAGAGCATTTCTAGACGTAACAACAAGAATTGCATTGCAACCCTCCAAACCATCTGTTTTAATGTGGCCTCTCGGGCCTTCTGTGTAG
- the LOC132162775 gene encoding TMV resistance protein N-like, translated as MIFRGLVNFSNASKGLVGIESRAEEIMSKLCIGLDDVCFLGIHGMGGIGKTTLSKFIYERVSHQFEASCFITSIREETRTDYDLFYLQKQLISEILMDREINIWNSYGATRVIANRLRNKKVLIVLDDVDGEKQLKALAESHDWFGQGSRIIITRRDRHLLNRFVDITYDVKVLNVVEALQLFSLKAFKKPRPEENYVQLSMDIVNYAQGLPLALEVFGSLLFGRTMDEWKSAKDLLKENPNAEILDKLKISYDGLEDLQQKLFLDIACFFNGAFIEDIKYKLECFGYYPDFNMKVLVDKSLITMSEGIFVDKNLIIMKGRMLQMHDLLRKMGKKIVRCESAKEEPGECSRLWCNKDVIHVLKNDSGTDAVRGIVLKLPLQKEERLNVEAFAKMKQLQMLQISHTNIVSRFSKARNDLLTNLEWHGDPSNFMLSNELCVIEWWVYPLESLPASFQSNKLVELIMPYSSIKQLWDGRKSFDKLKHIDLSHSLNLIKTPDLSGVPNLEKLKLSYCTNLSKTRENPKEPVEWYEMSRVPLGRSKCYKEIFDSWLQVLPKLPLGLKVLGVKNCPLLESFDNKQMEMWRRSNEKLRSIDYSVVQAYFDYDGNPFNILHLHPRSPLWSEHSLEDFYHVVACGPALVGSGIPEWFNDKSTNSFGTIQLHSDLGSDMNREGYALFIVYEFHEPHTTHPRKSRKRKVDERNGNSNSTTIFDGSNSNLPNFVCHFQFTDLDVTKPFFFCAPGVPSVGLNGFWVYIPFWWILPTIWSNRFGSIKASITTDSLNVEVKECGARLVLRDEHDASALYQVLNTISPPRALGFKSCEKLFSRLFDRYSSYFKVAGPIKSNVVASGSIESVNC; from the exons ATGATATTTAGAGGATTGGTTAACTTCTCAAATGCTTCCAAGGGTCTTGTTGGAATAGAATCCCGTGCGGAGGAAATTATGAGCAAACTTTGTATAGGGTTGGATGATGTTTGCTTTTTGGGGATTCATGGGATGGGTGGAATTGGGAAGACTACCCTATCAAAATTCATTTATGAAAGAGTTTCTCATCAATTTGAAGCTAGTTGCTTTATTACTAGTATTAGAGAAGAAACTAGAACTGATTATGATCTATTTTATCTACAAAAACAACTTATTTCTGAGATCCTCATGGACAGAGAAATAAATATATGGAATAGCTATGGGGCAACTAGAGTGATAGCGAACAGATTACGTAATAAAAAGGTTCTTATTGTTCTTGACGATGTGGATGGAGAAAAACAACTAAAAGCATTAGCAGAGAGCCATGATTGGTTTGGTCAAGGGAGTAGAATCATTATAACAAGAAGAGATCGTCATTTGCTGAACAGATTTGTGGATATTACATATGATGTTAAGGTGCTCAATGTTGTTGAAGCTTTACAACTATTTAGTTTGAAAGCCTTCAAGAAACCCCGTCCTGAAGAAAATTACGTTCAATTGTCTATGGATATTGTGAATTACGCTCAAGGCCTTCCTTTAGCTCTTGAAGTTTTTGGTTCCCTCTTATTTGGTAGAACAATGGATGAATGGAAGAGTGCCAAGGATCTACTAAAAGAAAATCCCAATGCAGAAATTTTGGATAAActtaaaataagttatgatggattAGAGGATTTGCAgcaaaaattgtttttagatATTGCATGTTTCTTCAATGGAGCATTCATAGAAGACATCAAATACAAACTAGAATGTTTTGGTTACTATCCGGACTTCAATATGAAAGTTCTTGTGGACAAATCTCTTATAACTATGTCAGAGGGAATATTTGTGGACAAAAATCTTATAATTATGAAAGGGAGAATGTTGCAGATGCACGATTTGTTACGAAAAATGGGTAAAAAAATAGTTCGTTGTGAGTCTGCTAAGGAGGAGCCTGGCGAATGCAGTAGACTGTGGTGTAACAAGGATGTCATTCATGTATTGAAAAATGATAGT GGAACTGATGCGGTTAGAGGCATTGTCCTAAAATTACCTTTACAAAAAGAAGAGCGACTAAATGTTGAAGCCTTCGCAAAGATGAAACAATTGCAAATGCTTCAGATTAGCCACACTAATATTGTATCACGTTTTTCTAAAGCTCGTAATGATTTACTCACTAATCTGGAATGGCATGGAGATCCTTCGAATTTCATGCTAAGCAATGAGTTATGCGTTATAGAATGGTGGGTATATCCTTTAGAATCCTTGCCGGCCAGTTTCCAATCAAACAAGCTTGTTGAGCTCATAATGCCTTACAGCTCCATCAAACAATTGTGGGATGGAAGGAAG AGTTTTGACAAATTGAAACACATTGACCTAAGTCATTCTCTAAACTTGATCAAGACACCAGATTTGAGCGGAGTCCCAAATCTTGAGAAACTAAAGCTTTCATATTGTACAAATCTGTCCAAG ACTAGAGAAAATCCCAAAGAACCTGTTGAGTGGTATGAAATGTCTAGAGTACCTTTGGGTAGGTCGAAGTGTTATAAGGAAATTTTCGATAG TTGGCTTCAAGTATTGCCGAAGCTTCCATTGGGATTAAAAGTCTTGGgtgtaaaaaattgtccatTGCTGGAGTCGTTTGATAATAAGCAAATGGAGATGTGGAGAAggtcaaatgaaaaattaaggaGCATTGATTATTCTGTTGTACAAGCTTATTTTGATTATGATGGAAATCCCTTCAACATCCTCCATCTGCATCCACGAAGTCCTTTATGGAGTGAACATAGT TTGGAAGATTTTTATCATGTGGTAGCATGCGGCCCTGCGTTGGTGGGATCAGGAATCCCAGAGTGGTTCAACGATAAAAGCACTAATTCCTTTGGAACAATTCAATTGCATTCAGATTTGGGCTCAGATATGAATAGGGAGGGGTATgctctttttattgtttatgaatttCATGAGCCTCACACTACTCATCCAAGAAAGAGCAGAAAACGAAAGGTGGATGAGCGGAATGGGAATTCGAATTCTACAACAATATTTGATGGCAGTAATAGTAATTTACCCAACTTTGTTTGTCATTTTCAATTCACTGATTTGGATGTTACAAAACCGTTTTTCTTTTGTGCCCCTGGAGTCCCTTCTGTTGGGCTAAACGGATTTTGGGTGTATATACCATTTTGGTGGATATTACCGACAATTTGGAGTAATAGATTTGGATCCATTAAGGCTTCAATTACAACAGACAGCCTGAATGTTGAGGTAAAGGAGTGTGGGGCGCGTTTAGTACTACGTGATGAGCATGATGCTTCGGCGTTGTACCAAGTTCTCAACACCATTTCTCCGCCACGTGCTTTGGGTTTCAAAAGTTGCGAGAAACTTTTTTCTCGTTTGTTCGATAGATATAGCTCATATTTCAAGGTCGCGGGCCCAATTAAATCTAATGTTGTAGCATCTGGATCAATTGAGTCGGTTAATTGTTAG
- the LOC132162776 gene encoding disease resistance protein RPV1-like encodes MASTSTQIVSSSSSSSTHPRRYDVFLSFYGKDTRKSFTDHLYTALVQKGIIVFRDDEKLERGKTISKELIKAIQESMYAIVVISPNYASSRWCLIELTKIVECMKYSGLNVLPIFYHVDPSHVRKQKGTFAKAFGRHKKEKDPKIDINKMQMWRAALKEVSNISGWHVHDSHR; translated from the coding sequence ATGGCGTCCACGAGCACTCAGATAGtctcttcgtcttcttcttcttcaacacaTCCTCGGAGATACGATGTTTTTCTCAGTTTCTACGGTAAAGACACTCGCAAGAGTTTTACAGACCATTTATATACGGCTTTGGTTCAAAAAGGCATTATCGTGTTTAGAGACGATGAAAAGCTTGAGCGAGGAAAAACAATTTCTAAGGAGCTCATAAAAGCAATACAAGAATCCATGTATGCGATTGTTGTTATCTCTCCAAACTACGCTTCCTCTAGATGGTGCCTCATTGAACTTACCAAGATCGTCGAATGCATGAAATACTCGGGGCTGAACGTTTTGCCTATTTTCTACCACGTGGATCCTTCCCACGTACGAAAACAGAAGGGGACTTTTGCAAAAGCTTTTGGTAggcataaaaaagaaaaagatcccAAGATTGACATCAACAAGATGCAAATGTGGAGAGCTGCTTTGAAAGAAGTGAGCAATATCTCCGGATGGCATGTACATGATAGCCATAGGTAA